In Harpia harpyja isolate bHarHar1 chromosome 17, bHarHar1 primary haplotype, whole genome shotgun sequence, the genomic window ATGAAACATAATTACAAAGGAGTAtatcaccactttttttttaaactgtcatattcaaagaaaacaaaaacctatCTGGCACTTGTTTGGAGCATTATGTTAAACCTTCTGTTAGTAACACACTGTTGAACATTATACTAGATTAAGATGTCTCAGTAAATCAAAGATTACCTCAGGTCTTGGCTTGTAGTGTCACAAGGaattaaaatgtcagtgtgtGAAAGACTTAATTCTCTGCTCCACCTGCTGCCAGTGTCCCCTTCTGGTGGCTTCATTCCTGCTGACACGAATGGAGTTTCATCTGAATTAAGctagcaggttttattttttctgatggattgtgaaaaaaaaaaaagagttgacaTAGGTgattttaaacagatttaaaagttacctatttaaacaaaaaatcaagAACTACAAGAGcttaaatactgtaaaaaaatactaatcAAAGAAGTCAAAACTAGAGACAAAAATTATTAGTGAGGAAGTAAGAAGCATCAGCCTTTCTCCAGGAGCAGCTAATGTCTCCCTGCATGCCGTTTGAGCCATATTTGCTGAGCCACTctggaaggagaaacaaaaaccTACCCAGTCCTTAGTTCCACCTGCCTACCTGGTGCCAGTTCTTCAGTCCCTGTAGAGTTACGTTTTTCTTTCCACATTAAAGAATAAACCTTAAGAAGAACCCCCACAACCAAGCCTGAAATGAGCTGCAAGAATTATAGGAACTGAAGCCCAGTGGAAAATATGATAGGTCAGAAAATGTAGGTGTCACTGGTAGCATCAAGAACCAGTGATAAGGTGGCCAGGGCTTCCATTTAAAAGCCACCACCTGGAAGTGTAGCAGAAGTCCTGGCTCTGAAAGCATAACCTTCTATTTGTTATGCAATTCATCCATACAATATGCCAAACCTAACTCAAATTTTGGAAAAGATAATCAGCTGAATAACTAGTAAGTATCCATGTGTACCTGGGCATATATATAATGAAGAAGCTCCAGAAGTGGGACCAGATACACAGTTCCATGACAGTAATCATTTCCTTTGCCAAAATCCTGAACTCTGAGCTGGAAAACCACTCATACCTTGCTCAGGTTTGCACTCAAGCTGGCACTTAGAATAATCTGCTGCTTAAATGGTTTGGCTGAGCAGCTTGGTCCTTAGTTTCAGTCTCAGGGCTATTCTAATAGAAGCAGGAGTGGAGACATAGACACGTGAAGTCAATTTTATACCAAATTGCTCTTAGTTGAGTATGCTCCTATTTTAGCTCATCCAGACCTCGAGATTCACTTTAATGAGGATTCAGTAGGGTCTGGAGCCTGGAAATTATATTTAAGCCTGGTTCTCAAAAGGTGACGTTGCATAAGAAAGTTCAAGACAATACTTCATCAGAGCTGCATAGTTTCTCTTACTAATTAGTAATTATAGACAAGGGGAGATTAAAGAGGGACAGTCTTCTTGACTGAAGGACTGATGGCTTTCTTCAAGCTGTTATAGATGCCTCTTCAGTCTCCATGTTGGTCTAGACTCAAACAACAGATCCAATAAGGCACTTGCTGTAGTGAATCCTGGCTAGCATGCCTTGGGGTTAACACActgctatttttctttgtctgaagGTAAAGTCTGCTCTTTTAAAAGTTGTAGGAACTATGAAAGGGGTTTAGgctttgatttttgttcttttacatCCAAATACAATTCAAGTGCttcattttttcattgttgtttctcTTATATGGACCAAATGCTTTCAGTATTTCACATTCTTGTTAATAAgaggtatttattttcttatatcTGATTAATATCTCCTTTAAGTCTATGGAAAGTCTCTCATTAACTTCAGCAGTCATTAAAGAGGCCTAAAAGGTGGGTAATTTACACcaatataatgtaatataattAAAGGCAATAACATTAAgattaaaactataaaaataacattctgttTCCACAAATTGCTGGTAGTCAGAAACAAAAATTATAAGCCACCAGCAACTTCCATACCAAGCTTAGTATCAGGATCAAGGTTACCTTTATTAGAGAAAGGTGATGTCACAGCTGAGGAAGGATTTTGTATGCAAGCAGCATATCACTTCCAGAAATTTGGAATTAGGATCGAgactgtaaaactttttttttttttcctgtaatgacTTACaggaaagaagtaaaatattAGAGGCACCTTGTGTATtttgtgaacattttaaaaactagagCAAAATAGCATTTTGTATGCGTAGTGTTTATATAAGACTAAGTTACAGAATGGATGACACCATGCATCCCTGAACTGATATCTTGTGTCTTTGACTAGAAGGCTGTCTAGAAACTGAGCCCAGATTCTGTCTTTATACATCAACCACATCAAGAAAGCTATCAGAGCCAGAATTCTCTTATTTTAGTTCATTTTGAGTACAGGGGCTACAGGATTCTGGCAGAGGAATAAAAAAGGGGGCTGAAGAATGAGCTAACACTAGAGAAATACCTGGTGTGTATGGACAGACAGTCTGTTAACCTAATTTCTTCTTGAGGATGTCTGTTACTGTGAACTCTGCAGAGGAATGATTGGCTTCATTTTATGGAAAGATAGGACTCTTACTTACTTCATTAAAGTCAAGATcttgctccttttcctttagTATAGATAAATACCTACAGGTAGCTGTCAGAGTGATATCATAGAAAAAATCTAGTTCTTACCATTCTCAGCCAGTATAAAAGGCTATTTAATTATAAACAGTACTGATTATTAGAGGAGGTTTTAAGCCTTAAGACCAAACAAAGGCCTTTCCCACTTACATTCCAACTGAAGACATAATTAAGTAAGAAATCTGCAAACTCTGAGTTTTCCTTTAAGGTAAGGATATGGAAATGGAAGAATAAATAACTATCCTGAGTCATTGatctttgatatttaaaaaaaaaaatctgccaataCATTATAGTCATACTCATTCACTTTCTGCCTTGCCTGCCCCTGCTCCTTACATTTGTTGCTACACAGCGACCCAAGTTAGACAGTAAGAGAAGAGGGGGCAGAGGAAACAGCACCAGTCTGCACAATAGGCTGTATAGAAACAATTTTCCCGTCTTGAAGCTAGGCCTTTGTATGCTAAAGAAGACAAGAGTAATAGGTGGAGAAGAACAAGGATGAACATGACTGCAGCCGGGGGAAATACAGCTAAGAGGGTGATATCTGTATGCAGTGTATAACAACTTGTTAAACAGATATGTAATAACCAAAACACCATCcgataaaaaataaaatgccatgaTATATACTTAAACATTTTAGCCAGTTTGAAAccaaagaaagaagcaaaacctttaaaaaatggTTGGTGATTGCAATTGCTTCTGCTTTTGGTAGAGACAATTGGTAGAAGTCAATTGTCTTTTCACAAAGCAGATGCTTACCCCTTAAAAGCCCTGACCTTACCAAAAAGTCTGTTCTGTGATTAAATTCTTACAATATCAAGTCATATCAAGATTACATGAGGCTGTGAAAGTTCCCTTTTTCCTGTTAATTGGGGTAACAAAACCAATATGCAAGAATGCTTCCTGAAATATCAATCTAGTTCTGTTGCACACAAAGTCAATGTCAGAACTAATTTACTTTTTTATGCACCCAACTACCAATGTTTAAAACAGCACATATATGTATCTTTTTTAGTCCCTGGCTAGATATTTGGCTTTTAGTAGCTGCTGCTTGTAATTAAGGGGTCTTTCCATACCAGTAAGCAAATGTGTTTCTTATAAATGAATATAATCTTCTGTCTGATGAACTGAAATCTAGGAACAAAGTCCAGCAGCTAAATTATggaaataatgataataattccAACTAGATGAGCATTCTGTGGTTTCTATTTTGTTACAGACAGCAAAAAGTTACCTCTTTCATTATCTTACGAATGTAATTATAGCCACTCCAGATGCTGTGTCTTAGGTGTATCAAGgaacatttgctttcttcaagCACTTAAATGCCGTCTAAGACCTTTGATTTCTCAAAATGTtgattatgtattttttatgaatTAGAAaagtttctctctgcttttgtagATTATTCATTGCAGTAATATATTAAACTTCATTCTGCAGTCAGCCAcatcatagaaagaaaaaaatattggacCTTAATTTGCAGTGCACAGCGTGAACACTCGAACCTGTAAACAGCCATAAAAGTGACAAATCGCTTGAGGCCTTTATAGATATTgcaccatttttcttctgtgttgtaaAGTGGTATATTAGGGTTTTGGCAAGTTCATTGCTGGCTGTCCTTATTCATTGCAGCTGGGATTTTCAAGAAGTCCTAAATTACACACAAAATTTTGAAATTCTATTGCCAAATTTCCAAATATGATTGAAAGAACTGAATGCCTGCTTGATTTTAACTGAACAATTACATTTTAGGTATAAGCTGATGATGGGAGGCCTTAGGGATTAGATTAGATTAATTTTAGCACACATCCCAGACTGAACTCCAAAAATCTTTTTCCAAAAGGcattctaaaacagaaaaaaatatttctttgtttgtttgtttctttctttctttctcctgacTCCTCTATCTTCTAATGTCAGATACAGTGATGAAAAAACATAAGAGAAATTTTTGTTGCCATGATGTAAATACATTCTGATAAAGATGCCCCTGCTCCTTTGTTAGCCTTGTCTTTTATCCTATTTATCATATGGCTAGAAGAGGCCTTCAAAGTCATGTCATCCTTCCTATGCTCAAAACAGGGATCAGCTGTACCTAGACCAGTACTGGCAAATGcttatttaactttttcttaCAACCTCCAAGGGCAGACTCAAAGCAAGATGTTCCAGCACTTCCTTCTTCTTgccattaaaatgtttttctcaacaTCTAATTTGAAACTTCCTGTTGTGACTGGAGTTTGTTTGTGTTCACCACAGTCATGGGAATGGATTATATCCTTCCTGCTTTGCTTATTCAAAGTTATCATGTCCACCTCAATCATGTCCCTAGTTtgttcagtctttcctcacagatTGTAAAACTAGTAGATACTTGCTTTGCTCTAGATTAACTCTAATTATAGTTTACTTCTTTCTTGAAGTGCGAAGCCCCAAGCTGGAGACGTTTTTCTAATGCCTTAGCGATCCTGAGTAAGTCAGTCAGAAAAATTACTTTATCTGGTTTTGCATCTGAAATGtatgtttacatttttcacaACAGCATGACATTACTGGATTGTATTCAGTATAGTACATATAAAGCCAGCAGGAAATGTCTCCTTATGCAGGTCCAGCAACATACTCAAATAGACCCCCCTCAACCCTAAAGCAGGGAGTGACTGTGGCTCGGGAGGGCACAAAAACCAGCACAGTACTATTGGTTTTACATCCTGCTTCTAAGACAAATAGCATGGAATTGCCTCACATTCAGTACTACGTCAGTGAACCATAGTATGAAAACACTTGTGTGGCCTTTAAAGAGCGTGTGAGACAGGCTGCTAAACATCTAACAAGGAACTGTCTAAAATAAGTTGTACGCCACTCTTGAGATGAGCCATGTTTCTGTAGCTACAGATGGATAATCCTGCTTTCTGTTAAGTTCACTAGCTGTTGTGCAAATTCTGATAAGCATGGTCTTCCCTGAAAGTGTATGGGAGAAAGAGAGGTCCCCATTCCTTAATTCAGGTTAAGCAAGCTACAGATCCAGAGCAGGTGGAGCAAACAGTATACAGGTGAACTTCTGCCATTTTTTTGAGGAGTTTAATCCTACATGGTTGTTGGTTTTATGGCTCCCAGCTAATGATGTCCTTATCCACACCATTATTTCTGTACTTAAAATTAAATGGAGAACTGCTTTCCTAGATGAGGACTAGAAAGCTCAGAATTTGTAGAATTGAGCATCTAACTGGTCTTTTCAAAAAATTATTATATTCCACACACAATTTTAAAAGCTACTTGGGACTTTTGCACTTCTGTTCATGCTGTGAAGGACTTTAAGCAAAAAGTGAGTATGTAAACCAGAAATGTGCTTTATGCTACCTAAATGCCAAGAATCTAAAGTTAGTACGtctgttttctgtctcctggGAAGTTCCTAGAGAATGATTTCGCATCTCATTTTTCAGGATTATAGTTTACTATCTCACTATTTTATTTAAGTATCGTTAGATACAATGTCCAGAAATTTCAAACTGATGAAAAGGACACTGTTTAAAGAGAGACAATAAGTCTCAACCATATCACTAAAATTTCTTTAAACATCATCAGCAGAAAAGGATCTAAAGgtttcttccatgaatttgaaTCCTTTCTCTTGCATtcatgcatttttcctttgtataaTTAAATATGCCTTTCTGCAGAGGGTGGTGAAGGCAACTCACTCTTCCTTAGTCAATCCAGTGGGAAGATAACTGCGGTATGGGTAGGCCATTGCATTCATGCAGAAAATATCTATTCTACAGACTATTGTGTAGCAATTTAAAGTATACATAAACCAACACATCTTTCTAATCCCTATAGACCTAGTCTTTGTATATCCTTCCCCTTGATAGCTGTCAAGCTTGTTAGTGATATGTTAGAATGGCATAATGGCTTGCCTACCTGGCACaattcacactttttttctttttcgccTTATTTGATCCAGCTATGGAGTTGGCTACGCTGAAACAACACGTTCTTATGTAATGGCTCGCTGATGGTTATGTttattaaagattaaaataaaaaggagggtATAATCAGTAACCGACATATCTGAAACATCATGTTGCTGCAGAAATTTTCATGGTGTTCTAAGCTGAATTGTAAAATTGTTCCCATACAGACCTATTGGTCTATATACCTTCTGCTTGCTGACATCAACAATAATCTAACATTGCAGATATCCAAAATAATATatcatattttcttcttgtttgcaaCTATGCTTGCTTTCAGACTTAtgtctatgtatttttttttctccccaggtaATGCATTTGTGGTGAGCCTAGCTTTGGCTGATCTGGTGGTAGCCGTGTATCCATACCCACTGGTGCTCTTCGCTATTTTCCACAATGGATGGACGTTGGGTGAAATGCACTGTAAAGCGAGTGGCTTTGTGATGGGACTAAGTGTAATAGGCTCTATTTTCAACATCACTGCAATTGCAATAAACCGATATTGCTATATATGTCATAGTTTTGCCTATGACAAAGTGTACAGCTGTTGGAACACGATGCTGTATGTCTCCTTAGTCTGGGTATTAACAGTAATTGCAACTGTGCCAAATTTCTTTGTTGGCTCTTTAAAATATGATCCACGCGTCTATTCATGCACATTTGTTCAGACTGCAAGCTCCTACTATACGATAGCTGTTGTGGTAATTCACTTCATCGTCCCTATCACCATTGTGAGCTTCTGCTACCTTCGAATTTGGGTTTTAGTGCTTCAAGTTAGAAGACGAGTCAAGTCAGAAACAAAGCCAAGACTGAAGCCAAGTGACTTCAGAAACTTTCTTACCATGTTTGtggtttttgtcatttttgcctTTTGCTGGGCACCTCTAAACTTCATTGGACTGGCTGTAGCCATCGATCCTATGGAAATGGCACCAAAAGTTCCTGAATGGTTATTCATCACAAGCTACTTCATGGCCTATTTCAACAGCTGCCTTAATGCAATAATATATGGACTTCTTAACCAGAATTTTAGGAATGAATACAAACGAATTTTAATGTCACTGTGGATGCCAAGGCTTTTCTTCCAGGACACATCCAAAGGAGGAACTGATGGTCAGAAGAGCAAACCCTCTCCTGCGTTAAACAACAATGACCAAATGAAAACTGATACCTTGTAAATGTGTAATAGTCAATGCAAGAGTTTGTCATGGTGAAACTCAAGAATACAGTTGTAATGTTCTGGTCATTCTTGCTTACTTTTGGGGGCTTTCCATTTGGATGGCACTTTGTGACTGGAATACAGGCTTCTTCATAAAGCACATTGCTCTCAATTAATGATTTATACAAGATATcaactgaaaatgcatttcagaattAAAGCAGCAGGTGAGTGCAAGCTGTTTTAGTTCTGAGAGCTGAATTCTGCTCCCAGACATATGAATGAGgcatttttttacttcagtgggaattttgcatTCTTTATACAAGATCAGGATTCAGTTCTTAGAAGAGGTAGTGAAGGTACTTGTCTATGGGGCACAGCAGCTCATCAAGGCTGAGTAGTGATATTTTCCTCCTTCCTGTATCTGAACAAAGAGGGTGAAGCAGATACTCTGTTTTCCACACATAAGCCAAACATCACATTTCTGTGCAGGTACTGGTGGCAGTAGTATCTTTGAATCAAACTTGTAAATTAGAGAGAAGAATATTTGTGTAAAAGCAAATATTAACATTAGAGCTTTTCCTCACAGGTTTTTCATACTTACATACACTGAGATTGGGAACACAGTGTATTTACTGTGTTCATCTTTTGTGGTCGATTTTATGGCAGATAATATGATACAAATCATTGATTTATTACACATTTACTTTACACAATATTCTTCCTTTAGAGAGGATTGAATTTTCATCGTGCTCCATTTATTTACCTAAATATATACATCCAATGTCATTTGATGCACTTTAGCACACTTTACACATTTGCAACAGGCTGGAAATTATGGCATATGACCTGTGATCATCTGGAGTGGCAGGATATCCTAGATCATCTCAAATGATGCTAGACGGAAAGAAGCAGCCCTTTTGACTATAATGGCAGTTGAGATTCTTGCCTCACATGTCTACATCTAATCTTGAACAAAATCCGCTGTTGGTATCTAATCTAAGATAACCTTCAAGGTTCCCTATAGTGGAGATATGTTTCCTTTCATCTGTGATGATAAACACGCATCCAAGGATGAGATGAATTGCTTTGTGGAGGTACTGGTCTCCTTTCATTGACTTCAGAAGAAGTTTTGATTACTAGTTCAAACACCTTGCTTTGGACATCTAGATGGGGATTTATCTTGCCTAATTTGGGATGTCACCAGCGTAGATATTTGCAcatgatttattttctaaattccCACTGTAGACCATGGAGTTCTAGGAAATGCTTTATCTTTTTCTTGAAACTGTCATCTTTATGGATCAGGGGAACTGCTTGAGAGAACTCACTAACTGTATCTTCATTGACTGTAATGGAGATCAGGCAGCTCATGTGGACACATTTCAGGCAAAGATAGGTAATCTTAATCCTATAACTAGCGTACTTACAGTTCATGTTTTCACAGTTCATAAAATAAAAGGATGATATTCCATCTTCTTTTCAAACTCAGCTCAAATTCAAActgtatttctcctttttcaggtACTATATTGTAACAGTGACCGTAGAGATCAGATTACAATCATCTGGGTTATACCCCACAGTATCATAGTAATGTACACAATGTGGTTTGTATTATCTCTAAATCAGATTAGGGATCTGTGTGCAAACACAGTCAATTAAGTTATTTTATCATTAGACCTGAAATGCACATTACTGTTAGTAGCGCTGTTCAGGGGAAAGGAGATAGGCCTCTGGTAAATCCATGTCAGGTATTGAAATACGAAAAGGAGGAATTCAGGTTGCTATTACATTCTAGTTTGGGTTTTCTGACCTTgctattatgaaaaatatttctgtagtaaTGTTAATTTTTACAGCCAATATACTGCTCCTGAAGCCATAAAGACGTATTAAACATCACCCTTATGTTGCTATACTTATAGAAAAACATCAAAGAaccacagtattttaaatgttttatttgcttccCAAAAGTCAATGTAAAGTACAGTAAAGTAACAAATGTGATGATTCTTCTAGCTTCTTTCATGTTCTTCAGATAGTTTCTGATAGTCTCTGAAGTTCAGTACCCTAGGACTCAAAGTAGTAGCCTGATGAAAGCTGAAAACTTTGTGAACAGGGGTAAGAAAGAGATGGGACAAATTTAACCTGGTGgtagataataaaaatattgcagcTAAAAATAGCAATCATTAATATGTAGGTTCTACTTGGAACATAATTTTGTAAGTCTGACACAGTTTTCATATGTATTGTCTTTCTTCATGACTTCCACACAAAGGTACAGAACACAGAActaatatacatgtatatttacaTGTGAAACTTCCCTCAAAGTAAATAAGGAGTTTCAAGATTCTGGAAAACTTGCAGGAAAGTACATCAAGTTTGCTTCATTGAAAATCCTGCCTTGTCTGACATCTATGAGTACTCAAAATTGTGACTTGAAAGTCAAAATTTATTGTCTGACTTGTAGATGAACTAGTATTAGAAGTAAATCCATTGACCTTGGTTTATCGCTTGCTGACATGACTCAGAATAGAGTCCAGAATTTGGATCAAATTCCCATTATTGTTTTAGCTCcataaaacaaatataaacattGGAACCACTTGCTTGGCCATAAAAGTGAGCAGCTATCATTCTGCATATTCATGGGAAGAAGATTTGAAATTTTTAGGAAGTCATTTTACAAATTACCTctgcactttaaaaattaaagatcACTTTTAAGAATCCTTGTGCTGGTATCTCAACTATCCTAAATGAAGCTCACACAAGTAATaaaatagaaacatagaatcatggaatggtttgggttggaagggaccttaaagatcatccagttccaacccccctgccatgggc contains:
- the MTNR1B gene encoding melatonin receptor type 1B, which codes for MLENGSLRNCCDPGGRGRFGLAEREAAGAPRPAWVVTVLSSVLIFTTVVDILGNLLVIVSVFKNRKLRNSGNAFVVSLALADLVVAVYPYPLVLFAIFHNGWTLGEMHCKASGFVMGLSVIGSIFNITAIAINRYCYICHSFAYDKVYSCWNTMLYVSLVWVLTVIATVPNFFVGSLKYDPRVYSCTFVQTASSYYTIAVVVIHFIVPITIVSFCYLRIWVLVLQVRRRVKSETKPRLKPSDFRNFLTMFVVFVIFAFCWAPLNFIGLAVAIDPMEMAPKVPEWLFITSYFMAYFNSCLNAIIYGLLNQNFRNEYKRILMSLWMPRLFFQDTSKGGTDGQKSKPSPALNNNDQMKTDTL